Genomic DNA from Fusarium oxysporum Fo47 chromosome IX, complete sequence:
GCAATGTCGTaggccttcttcctcgcctCATGGGCAGCATTGTGGAGGCCATTCAATTCCTTGGACCTGAACGATGCGCCCTCTCAATCGTCGAAGGCAATTCTCCCGATGGAACTGCCGACGTTCTTGTCGCCTTGCGCCCATTCctcgaagagcttggaaTTACTTACTTTTACAACAACTCTGCGATTAACCCGTCCAAGGGTCCTCGCATTCGCAAGTTGGCCCAATTGCGAAACTTGGCCTTGGAGCCGCTGTTTAAGAAGAAGGTTCCCGCTGCCGATGACACTACtgtcctcttcatcaacgaTGTAGCTGCTTGTCCGGATGATCTACTTGAACTTGCGCTTCAGCGTCGTAAGCTGAATGCCGATATGACCTGCGCTATGGACTTTACCTACGCTGGTCCTGATCCCACATTCTACGACGTATGGGTAAGTTTGGCTCGATCTCTCTGACCACAGTGAGAAACTAACACACTGCAGGTCGCCCGAACACTAGCGGGAGACACATTCTTCCCCATCCCCGAAGACGGATCATGGGACAATGCCTGGGACTTATTCAGAGGAAACCGAGAAGCACGAATGCGATACGACGCCCATCTTCCTTTCCAAGTCTTCGCCTGCTGGAACGGCGCAACAGCCTTTTCAGCCGCTCCAATCCTCAGCGGCCTACGGTTCCGCGATCCCAAAAAGGACGAATGCTTCCAAGGCGAGCCGCAATTGTTCTGCAAAGACCTGTGGCACAAGGGCTACCGAAAGATCGCAGTCGTACCCAGCATTAGTCTGGAGTACACAGATGCGAGAggcaaggatatcaagaagttgaagggCTTTACGAATGAGGTTATACAGCATATGGAGGAGGATAAAGCCCATATTGAGTGGCAGTACGAGCCGCCGGAGAAGGTCAAGTGCATGCCTTCTTTTGATCGCCAGACGTGGCTACCGTGGGATGAGTCATTGAAACGATAGATGTTTTACGgttgttttcttttgtttttttttctgcAATTGGGTTATACCAGCATTGTTAGACTtgggtggtgttgatggagtTCATTCATGGCTGTCTATTCTCTGTACCAAAGAATCATAAACTTCACGATGAAATCATCATACGTTTCCGAGCATCAAGATAATGGCTTGAAGGCCGTTAGTGGCTAGTTCATGGATGACGATTGTCATGTGCAGAATGGTTACATCGAGTCGGAAGTGGCATGCCCACCGTCTCGGTTCAACGTTAACTCAGATCGCCAAGGGCACGCTAATTCGCTACAAGTCACTGGGTAGTGCTCAGCCCTAGCGACTAATTATAGGCCATCGTAAAGTCAATGCGAAGCCACATCGAACACGGACATGGCCGTTGCGATAGCTGCTTACTGGTCATGGAGCACCTGAAAGGCGAAAGCGCCTGGTATGAACATTCACTCGGGCCATGGAGATCTCTACTTTTATGTTGAGAAATTAAGTACAGCAACACTGTTGACAATATCTAATTCATCTAGTGTCTTACGTCGTAATCTATCTGATGCGTTCTGAAGTCATTCGAGGGTATGAGCTAGCGGTAGAACTCCCAGTGCCAACAAGCAAGATAACATAAATACCCCCATCCAGAAATCCATTCTCATACACAAATCCGTTTGTTCTTCATTCATCTCTCAGTCTCACATTCCCTTTCCCTGAATACGCTCCGCAGCAATACCATAGGCAGAGAGGGTGTCGCCAACCTCACATGGATCCTCTCCGaactcaaccttctcaaaTCCTTGTGGGCGATCCTTTTCCAAGGCCATCTTGCCCATTTGCGCCTGGCATCGGAAGCTTCCAAATCGATATTCGACCACAGACCGACCGCCCTTTGAAGCGTCACCCTGAACAATGAGCTCGGTGATCTCATCGACCTCAAAGACGAAGCGTTCCTCGAAGAACTCTGTGAGGCAGCTGGGGTTAACAAAGGTGCTTTTCccagtgatgatgagaacaCGCGATGCATGTCCCATAATGGCTTGTTTCCCATACTTGACGCGGTTGTGAGTGACTCGCACAGGGAAGCCGCGAACACTAAGACCCTGTGTAAGAGACTTGGAGAGGAGAAGCTGAGCAGGGTCGGgagtgaagaagacgacCTTTGCAGCTGCGGTTTCGTGGCGCTGCCAGTCGGGCTCGTTAATGACAGAGCACCAGATGCGTCCGACGTTGCGGATCTGTCCAAGCAGTTCATGATGAGTAACATCAGGTGGGAGATTGGTCAACCAAAGGGCGCAGTTCTGCTCTGGGGTGAGACTCAAGGCGCTTGCATTTCGGGTGTTATGTTCTCCTTTGTAGTTGTCGGAGAAGATAGACTCGTGCGCTTCATCTTCGCGGGTCGTGTGACTGGGAGGGCGAGTAATAGCAGCCATGGGCCTGAAGCCACGGGCATTTTCTTGACGAGCAGCCAAAGTCAACTTTTGACGATGGTCGTCTTGGTTCTGGAGGAAAGGTCCCTTCTTCAGAGCGTCCTCGAGCCAGGAGGGGAGAACAGGAGGGAGAACAG
This window encodes:
- a CDS encoding cryptococcal mannosyltransferase 1-domain-containing protein translates to MPFFFLLWTPSVDEMHRKVFVLSVPLVCFLLVTASLYLGRDHITRLSEAYLPLHAPSSLKTTSTETISLPLSTTSVLDDSPVIEEPPSYSTLDTYTTSTIEVHTTPTISSTTSAAPSPTITKSAIPIANGSVLSTERIAPYIHAILDPTSKERPRLQCPPLDTKRYKDLQKKKDTRGGKNDEHPIDFFFALNLRNVVGLLPRLMGSIVEAIQFLGPERCALSIVEGNSPDGTADVLVALRPFLEELGITYFYNNSAINPSKGPRIRKLAQLRNLALEPLFKKKVPAADDTTVLFINDVAACPDDLLELALQRRKLNADMTCAMDFTYAGPDPTFYDVWVARTLAGDTFFPIPEDGSWDNAWDLFRGNREARMRYDAHLPFQVFACWNGATAFSAAPILSGLRFRDPKKDECFQGEPQLFCKDLWHKGYRKIAVVPSISLEYTDARGKDIKKLKGFTNEVIQHMEEDKAHIEWQYEPPEKVKCMPSFDRQTWLPWDESLKR